The proteins below come from a single Methanocalculus natronophilus genomic window:
- a CDS encoding DHH family phosphoesterase: protein DLSKLKSIHEKIKEYKKIIILPHARPDGDCMGTAFGLKDIIESTYPEKAVYVSGESSDFTQFIGTLDEIEDEVFKGALVIAVDTGNKERIADQRYDQGDFLIKIDHHILV, encoded by the coding sequence GATCTTAGTAAACTAAAATCAATACATGAAAAAATAAAAGAGTATAAAAAAATCATTATTTTACCACACGCGAGACCCGATGGCGATTGTATGGGGACTGCGTTTGGATTAAAAGACATTATTGAATCAACATATCCTGAAAAAGCGGTTTACGTTAGCGGAGAATCATCAGACTTTACACAGTTTATTGGAACCCTTGATGAGATTGAAGATGAGGTTTTTAAAGGGGCGCTTGTTATTGCGGTAGATACCGGCAATAAAGAACGCATTGCCGATCAACGTTATGACCAAGGGGACTTTTTAATTAAAATTGATCATCATATATTAGTG